One window of the Synechococcus sp. CC9311 genome contains the following:
- a CDS encoding carboxysome shell carbonic anhydrase — MVRSVPSRGGRSLSPSAPTRRQLQQERAESSPASESKQADVNPLSARAASLERRRALTTSGKAAVLAQGTLGAGRVRTSQDSRRPVPQQPGWVRRDQKSSSALSSSSKLSRSNRSTANLSTSNRQSFNRLHPLTDSVANDHLRSYELEVKGRFERIVPVLQKISALQHHADFIDQAQLLAQRELGFDLPKHILERAWVRPLDMRALYAWCVFESHRVFSDCFFQSDPLAASSGSEAAQTFEGFLLDCGFHLLDVTPCADGRLAHSIAYALRIPFSSVRRRSHAGALFDVENTVNRWVKTEHRRYRESIPNAAIQDTRYLKVVTYHFSSLDPSHQGCAAHGSDDKLAASAGYQRLLDFRQAVENSFCCGASVDLLLIGLDTDTDAIRVHPPASDSSTQLDRWVSAQDLYKATSTMSPDQALIQIAEAVESGAPGTMDSGMVSLITRLIANNISQIDYVSDLHGGPYPDAGHAERFIGVGIGFKEVHLRNLTYFAHLDTVEEGAPDLDVGVKIFKGLNVSHDLPIPIVIRFDYSSSVPGARERAISDCQRVNSAISNRYSDLVRDGLLHTCLTIRDRTQTSPAEVVGSTLDPVVQEAH; from the coding sequence ATGGTCCGCTCTGTGCCTTCCCGCGGCGGGCGATCTCTGTCTCCCTCCGCTCCTACGCGACGTCAGTTGCAACAAGAGAGAGCCGAATCTTCGCCTGCCTCTGAGTCCAAGCAAGCTGATGTGAATCCGCTTTCTGCCCGTGCGGCCTCTCTTGAAAGGAGGCGTGCACTCACGACATCGGGCAAGGCAGCCGTTTTGGCTCAAGGCACGCTTGGTGCCGGTCGCGTCAGGACAAGCCAAGACAGCAGGCGTCCAGTGCCCCAACAGCCCGGCTGGGTCCGTCGCGATCAAAAGTCGTCAAGTGCACTGTCAAGTAGTTCGAAGCTCTCAAGATCTAACCGTTCAACAGCCAACCTCTCAACATCAAATCGTCAATCCTTTAATCGCCTGCATCCTTTAACGGACTCGGTTGCTAATGACCATTTACGGTCCTACGAACTGGAAGTTAAAGGTCGCTTCGAAAGGATTGTTCCTGTCCTTCAAAAGATCTCAGCGCTTCAACATCATGCTGACTTTATTGATCAAGCTCAGCTATTAGCCCAGCGTGAACTTGGATTTGACTTGCCCAAGCACATCCTTGAGCGAGCCTGGGTTCGCCCATTAGATATGAGAGCGCTCTACGCGTGGTGCGTTTTTGAGTCGCATCGTGTCTTTAGTGATTGCTTTTTTCAGAGCGATCCTCTTGCTGCCTCTTCAGGAAGTGAAGCGGCACAGACTTTTGAAGGCTTTCTTCTCGATTGTGGCTTCCATCTCCTCGATGTGACGCCTTGTGCTGATGGTCGGCTGGCTCATTCCATTGCTTACGCCTTACGAATTCCGTTCAGCTCCGTGCGTCGTCGTTCCCATGCGGGAGCATTATTTGACGTCGAAAATACAGTCAACCGATGGGTCAAAACAGAACACCGGCGTTATCGAGAGTCCATCCCTAACGCTGCTATTCAAGACACCCGTTATCTCAAGGTTGTGACCTATCATTTCAGTTCCTTGGATCCCAGCCATCAGGGCTGCGCTGCCCACGGAAGTGATGACAAATTGGCGGCCTCAGCCGGATATCAGCGTCTTCTTGATTTCAGACAAGCTGTTGAGAACAGTTTTTGTTGTGGCGCTTCCGTTGATTTGTTGTTGATTGGACTCGATACCGATACTGATGCGATCAGGGTTCATCCACCCGCAAGCGACAGTTCCACTCAGTTAGACCGATGGGTGTCAGCTCAAGATCTTTATAAGGCAACGTCAACAATGTCTCCTGATCAGGCATTGATTCAGATTGCTGAAGCTGTTGAATCTGGTGCACCTGGAACGATGGATTCGGGAATGGTGTCCTTGATTACGCGCTTAATTGCTAACAATATTTCTCAGATTGATTACGTATCCGATCTTCACGGTGGTCCTTATCCCGATGCGGGTCATGCAGAACGTTTTATAGGTGTAGGGATCGGTTTCAAGGAAGTCCATTTGCGAAATCTTACATATTTTGCTCACTTAGATACTGTTGAAGAAGGCGCACCAGATTTGGATGTTGGTGTGAAAATCTTTAAAGGCTTAAACGTTTCACATGACTTACCTATTCCCATTGTGATCCGTTTTGATTATTCAAGCTCTGTGCCTGGTGCGCGTGAACGAGCTATTTCAGATTGTCAGAGAGTTAACTCGGCCATCTCCAATCGATACTCCGATCTCGTTCGTGACGGCCTACTTCATACCTGTTTAACGATTCGAGATCGAACTCAAACATCTCCAGCAGAAGTTGTAGGGTCCACACTCGATCCTGTAGTTCAGGAGGCTCACTGA
- a CDS encoding CsoS2 family carboxysome shell protein: MARLSSRELALERRKALTTAGKKASVAVSAGANRVRSADDARKTRTNADPIAAAPIHAATPVATERPRNQSLTSSSGAHRSRVKPVSQPSRELVLARREALSRRGKSADTTKDRNRAEVARKTATTTSTTAPAVSKKDCGCGGNAAAEPPTRLSRQAVSMDLSTKNSSRRSQAPKRRAIENPSRSLVLARREAMSKHGKTAGKQPTSAAAVARQANPDLTSRELAQQVRELRAKSGARSKQSPGVTRPTGPNRNGSKQAAAADAHWKVGESETTGGQTVTGTQANRSVKTTGNEASTCRSITGTEYLGAEVFQTFCQSAPTPTTPAKVRVSATSHGNRVTGNEVGRSEKVTGDEPGTCKSVTGTEYISANQSAAYCGGTTPSPRKVGHSLTQQGRPVSGVMVGRSSSVTGDEAGANRSLTGDQYLGSDPLSEGRPAAKVGLSETLSGTGVTGTMVGRSSSVTGDEFGSCHRVTGDQYISSEQVNSFCGAKPDPEAAKVGFSITNRNQVVSGTRTGRSEKVTGDEPGSCKAVTGTPYAGLEQAGQYCGNSAVQAIRERTPVRPGTPAAPMTGLQPGIGGVMTGGERGACEAVTGTPYIGADQLSAACGAEAPLGTDTHGHSPEGSSWTRFSVVSPARAAQQQRETSKGVTGTAYEDSSRITGPFDLAGGKITGTEQFRFDNREFQERHSQLQGQRQFQPTTPEVDVAAQEPASRVTGEGSSTKVTGDDWDRGDHVTGTEGVSARRRNPSRSGAMGAMPPFERKRNEQSEWPESRVTGSSGNTSKGSLITVSGGARG; the protein is encoded by the coding sequence ATGGCAAGACTTTCTAGTCGCGAACTAGCACTCGAGCGCCGTAAGGCCCTCACTACTGCTGGCAAAAAGGCATCCGTTGCTGTTTCAGCAGGTGCGAATCGCGTTCGGTCGGCCGACGATGCTCGCAAAACGCGCACCAACGCAGATCCAATTGCAGCAGCTCCCATACATGCTGCGACCCCTGTCGCGACTGAGCGACCAAGAAATCAATCACTCACCTCTTCATCAGGTGCCCATCGCTCTCGGGTGAAACCCGTTAGCCAACCAAGTCGTGAACTCGTTCTGGCTCGTAGAGAAGCCCTTTCACGTCGTGGAAAATCAGCAGACACTACGAAAGATAGAAATAGAGCTGAAGTCGCTCGTAAAACAGCGACAACGACATCCACTACAGCCCCTGCAGTCAGCAAAAAGGACTGTGGTTGTGGAGGCAATGCTGCAGCTGAACCCCCAACGCGTTTGAGTCGTCAGGCTGTATCTATGGATCTTTCGACCAAAAACTCCTCCCGACGCAGCCAAGCTCCAAAGCGTCGTGCCATCGAAAATCCAAGTAGATCACTTGTCTTAGCCCGTCGTGAAGCGATGTCTAAGCACGGGAAAACAGCAGGCAAACAACCCACAAGCGCTGCTGCAGTGGCCCGTCAGGCAAATCCTGACCTCACCAGTCGCGAGCTGGCTCAGCAAGTACGTGAGCTTCGCGCGAAATCAGGAGCTCGCAGCAAGCAAAGCCCTGGAGTAACCCGTCCCACAGGCCCGAATCGAAACGGATCCAAGCAAGCCGCTGCCGCCGATGCGCACTGGAAGGTGGGTGAGTCAGAAACCACCGGCGGCCAAACTGTGACTGGCACTCAAGCCAATCGCTCCGTCAAGACGACAGGCAACGAAGCCAGCACTTGTCGTTCCATCACTGGTACTGAGTATCTAGGTGCAGAGGTCTTTCAGACCTTCTGTCAGAGCGCTCCAACTCCAACCACACCTGCCAAGGTTCGTGTGTCTGCCACTTCCCATGGCAATCGAGTCACAGGCAACGAAGTTGGTCGCTCTGAGAAAGTGACTGGGGATGAGCCCGGCACCTGCAAAAGCGTGACGGGTACAGAATATATTTCGGCCAATCAAAGCGCCGCCTATTGCGGTGGAACGACCCCCTCACCTCGCAAAGTTGGCCACAGCCTGACTCAGCAAGGGCGGCCTGTAAGTGGGGTGATGGTGGGGCGATCCTCGAGCGTGACTGGTGATGAAGCTGGTGCGAACCGCTCGTTGACCGGTGATCAATATTTAGGATCTGATCCGCTTTCCGAAGGACGTCCTGCTGCCAAGGTTGGTCTTTCTGAAACCCTTTCAGGAACAGGTGTTACAGGCACGATGGTAGGCCGTTCTTCAAGCGTTACGGGTGATGAGTTCGGATCCTGTCATCGCGTGACTGGGGATCAATACATCAGTTCAGAACAGGTCAACTCATTTTGTGGAGCCAAGCCAGATCCTGAAGCCGCCAAAGTTGGATTCAGTATCACCAATCGCAACCAAGTGGTGAGCGGCACGCGCACCGGTCGTTCTGAAAAAGTCACTGGTGACGAACCGGGAAGTTGTAAGGCTGTAACGGGGACCCCTTACGCAGGCCTTGAGCAAGCTGGTCAATATTGCGGTAACTCCGCTGTTCAAGCCATTCGCGAACGGACGCCGGTCCGCCCCGGCACGCCTGCCGCTCCAATGACTGGACTTCAACCAGGTATCGGAGGAGTGATGACCGGTGGCGAACGTGGAGCTTGTGAAGCTGTAACGGGTACTCCTTACATCGGTGCCGATCAGCTTTCAGCAGCTTGTGGTGCAGAGGCTCCCCTCGGAACAGATACGCATGGCCACTCACCAGAAGGGTCGAGTTGGACTCGATTCAGTGTGGTTTCACCTGCGCGTGCCGCGCAGCAACAACGTGAGACCAGCAAAGGCGTTACCGGCACCGCTTACGAAGACAGCAGCCGTATTACTGGCCCTTTTGATTTGGCCGGTGGCAAAATCACCGGCACGGAGCAATTCAGGTTTGATAATCGTGAATTTCAAGAGCGTCACAGTCAACTTCAGGGCCAACGTCAATTTCAACCCACCACCCCTGAGGTTGATGTAGCTGCTCAAGAACCTGCTTCCCGGGTCACCGGAGAAGGATCGTCCACCAAAGTCACAGGTGATGACTGGGATCGGGGTGATCATGTGACGGGTACCGAAGGAGTTTCGGCTCGCCGTCGTAATCCAAGCCGCTCTGGTGCAATGGGAGCCATGCCCCCATTTGAACGAAAGCGCAATGAGCAGTCCGAATGGCCTGAAAGCCGGGTGACAGGTTCCAGTGGTAACACCTCAAAGGGTTCACTGATTACCGTCTCTGGCGGAGCAAGGGGCTGA
- a CDS encoding ribulose bisphosphate carboxylase small subunit, producing MPFQSTVGDYQTVATLETFGFLPPMTQDEIYDQIAYIIAQGWSPLIEHVHPSNSMASYWSYWKLPFFGEKDLNVVVSELEACHRAYPDHHVRMVGYDAYTQGQGACFVVFEGR from the coding sequence ATGCCTTTTCAGAGCACCGTGGGTGACTACCAAACAGTCGCCACCCTGGAGACATTCGGCTTTCTTCCGCCGATGACCCAGGACGAGATCTATGACCAGATCGCTTACATCATTGCCCAAGGTTGGAGCCCGCTCATTGAGCACGTCCATCCTTCCAATTCCATGGCCTCTTATTGGTCCTATTGGAAGCTCCCGTTTTTCGGTGAGAAGGATCTCAACGTTGTCGTGAGTGAACTCGAGGCCTGCCATCGCGCATACCCCGACCATCACGTGCGCATGGTCGGCTACGACGCATACACCCAAGGCCAAGGTGCCTGTTTCGTGGTTTTCGAAGGACGCTGA
- a CDS encoding form I ribulose bisphosphate carboxylase large subunit yields the protein MSKKYDAGVKEYRDTYWTPDYVPLDTDLLACFKCTGQEGVPKEEVAAAVAAESSTGTWSTVWSELLTDLDFYKGRCYRIEDVPGDKESFYAFIAYPLDLFEEGSITNVLTSLVGNVFGFKALRHLRLEDIRFPIAFIKCCAGPPNGIAVERDRMNKYGRPLLGCTIKPKLGLSGKNYGRVVYECLRGGLDFTKDDENINSQPFQRWQNRFEFVAEAIKLAEQETGERKGHYLNVTANTPEEMYERAEFAKELNQPIIMHDFITGGFTANTGLSKWCRKNGMLLHIHRAMHAVIDRHPKHGIHFRVLAKCLRLSGGDQLHTGTVVGKLEGDRQTTLGYIDQLRESFVPEDRSRGNFFDQDWGSMPGVFAVASGGIHVWHMPALVAIFGDDSVLQFGGGTHGHPWGSAAGAAANRVALEACVKARNAGREIEKESRDILMEAGKHSPELAIALETWKEIKFEFDTVDKLDVQ from the coding sequence ATGAGCAAGAAGTACGACGCTGGGGTCAAGGAGTACAGAGACACTTACTGGACTCCCGATTACGTTCCCCTCGACACCGACCTGCTGGCCTGCTTCAAGTGCACCGGCCAAGAAGGTGTTCCCAAAGAAGAAGTTGCAGCTGCTGTTGCCGCTGAATCTTCAACTGGTACCTGGTCCACTGTGTGGTCCGAGCTCCTCACCGACCTCGACTTCTACAAAGGCCGCTGCTATCGCATCGAAGACGTCCCTGGTGACAAGGAGTCGTTCTATGCCTTCATCGCTTACCCCCTCGACCTGTTCGAAGAGGGTTCAATCACTAACGTTCTGACCTCATTGGTCGGCAACGTGTTTGGTTTCAAAGCACTGCGTCATCTCCGTCTGGAAGACATTCGCTTCCCGATTGCATTTATCAAGTGCTGCGCTGGACCGCCAAACGGTATTGCCGTTGAGCGTGACCGTATGAATAAGTACGGCCGCCCTCTTCTGGGTTGCACCATTAAGCCAAAGCTTGGCTTAAGCGGTAAGAACTACGGCCGTGTTGTCTATGAATGCCTCCGTGGCGGTCTGGACTTCACCAAAGACGACGAGAACATCAATTCCCAGCCGTTCCAGCGTTGGCAGAACCGCTTCGAATTTGTTGCAGAAGCCATCAAGCTGGCCGAACAGGAAACGGGAGAGCGAAAGGGTCACTACCTCAACGTGACCGCGAACACTCCTGAAGAGATGTATGAGCGTGCTGAGTTCGCCAAGGAACTCAATCAGCCGATCATCATGCACGACTTCATCACCGGTGGCTTTACAGCTAACACTGGTTTGTCGAAGTGGTGCCGCAAGAACGGCATGTTGCTGCACATTCACCGTGCGATGCACGCTGTGATTGACCGTCATCCCAAGCACGGTATTCACTTCCGCGTCCTCGCCAAGTGCCTGCGTTTGTCAGGTGGTGACCAACTCCACACCGGCACCGTGGTGGGCAAGCTGGAAGGTGATCGTCAGACCACCCTCGGCTATATCGACCAACTCCGCGAATCCTTCGTTCCTGAAGATCGCAGCCGCGGCAACTTCTTCGATCAGGACTGGGGTTCCATGCCTGGCGTCTTCGCCGTTGCTTCCGGCGGTATCCACGTGTGGCATATGCCCGCACTGGTTGCCATCTTCGGAGATGACTCCGTTCTCCAGTTCGGTGGTGGTACCCACGGTCACCCCTGGGGTTCCGCAGCTGGTGCTGCTGCCAACCGTGTGGCCCTCGAGGCCTGCGTCAAGGCACGCAACGCCGGTCGTGAAATCGAGAAGGAAAGCCGCGACATCCTTATGGAAGCCGGTAAGCACAGCCCTGAGCTGGCGATCGCTCTCGAGACCTGGAAGGAGATCAAGTTCGAATTCGACACCGTCGACAAACTCGACGTTCAGTGA
- a CDS encoding BMC domain-containing protein, translating to MANETMGIALGMIETRGLVPAIEAADAMTKAAEVRLIGREFVGGGYVTVLVRGETGAVNAAVRAGADACERVGDGLVAAHIIARPHREVEPALGNGNFLGQKD from the coding sequence ATGGCTAACGAAACCATGGGTATCGCTCTCGGCATGATCGAGACACGCGGCCTGGTCCCAGCGATCGAAGCAGCTGATGCAATGACCAAGGCTGCTGAAGTGCGCCTGATTGGTCGTGAATTCGTCGGCGGTGGCTACGTCACAGTTTTGGTCCGTGGCGAAACAGGTGCTGTGAACGCTGCAGTGCGTGCAGGTGCAGATGCTTGCGAACGTGTCGGCGACGGCCTCGTCGCGGCGCACATCATTGCTCGCCCTCATCGCGAAGTTGAGCCAGCACTCGGCAACGGCAATTTCCTCGGACAAAAGGACTGA
- a CDS encoding non-canonical purine NTP pyrophosphatase, giving the protein MGFNRSSSVLTLTIASGNPRKVAEIEAMLGPLPLKVVRQPPELEVEETGVSYLENALLKASAAAELTGTWSLADDSGLEVDALNSAPGLYTARLAPTDSEKISKLLRSMAEQPYRSALFRSAMVLCSPDGTTIESSEGICWGELLKSPAYPGGGLESLFWLRETRCSYGELTTAQLSRLGSRGKAARDMAPRLRQQLGIR; this is encoded by the coding sequence ATGGGATTCAACCGATCCTCTTCAGTGCTCACTCTGACGATTGCCAGTGGCAATCCACGCAAAGTTGCTGAAATCGAGGCAATGCTCGGGCCTCTTCCACTCAAAGTGGTACGTCAACCTCCAGAACTGGAGGTTGAGGAAACAGGTGTGTCCTATCTAGAGAACGCTCTCCTAAAGGCTTCTGCTGCAGCCGAGCTCACAGGCACTTGGTCTCTTGCTGATGATTCCGGGCTAGAGGTAGATGCTCTTAACAGCGCTCCCGGTCTATACACAGCCCGCCTGGCGCCCACAGACAGCGAGAAAATCTCCAAACTGCTGCGATCGATGGCTGAACAGCCCTATCGCAGTGCCCTCTTTCGTAGCGCGATGGTGCTTTGCTCCCCAGATGGAACGACGATTGAGAGCTCAGAAGGCATTTGCTGGGGTGAACTCCTCAAATCTCCTGCCTACCCAGGTGGTGGATTGGAATCACTCTTCTGGCTACGCGAAACGCGATGCAGCTATGGAGAATTGACAACAGCCCAACTAAGCCGACTTGGAAGTCGCGGGAAAGCGGCTAGGGACATGGCTCCGCGCTTACGTCAGCAATTAGGTATTCGTTGA
- a CDS encoding BMC domain-containing protein — protein MNRFASFDARERRVGGSALVTGTEVHTSASGASCVVTTDSESPRLLRQNSHVQSIELRTYVFLDSLQPQLAAYMGTVSQGFLPIPGDACLWMEVSPGMAVHRVTDIALKASNVRLGQMVVERAFGSMALYHRDQSTVIHSGDVVLEAIGSSVDRRTPADVSWTEVIRAITPDHAVLINRLNRRGSMIEAGMSMFILETEPAGYVLIAANEAEKSSNITLVDVKAVGAFGRLTLAGREGDVEEAAAAAMRAIETINRNCSSR, from the coding sequence ATGAATCGCTTCGCCAGCTTCGATGCCCGGGAGCGGCGAGTAGGCGGAAGCGCTCTCGTCACCGGAACTGAGGTTCACACCTCGGCTAGTGGAGCGAGCTGTGTTGTCACGACCGACAGCGAATCCCCACGGCTGTTGAGGCAAAACAGCCATGTGCAGTCCATTGAACTGCGCACTTATGTCTTTCTTGACTCTCTTCAACCGCAACTCGCTGCCTACATGGGCACCGTGAGTCAGGGCTTTTTGCCGATCCCAGGTGATGCCTGTCTTTGGATGGAAGTTTCACCAGGGATGGCGGTGCATCGAGTCACGGACATTGCTCTCAAGGCCAGCAATGTCCGTCTTGGCCAGATGGTTGTCGAGCGCGCCTTTGGATCAATGGCGCTTTATCACCGAGACCAAAGCACTGTGATCCATTCCGGTGATGTGGTCCTAGAGGCGATTGGCAGTTCCGTTGACCGACGAACTCCTGCTGATGTCAGTTGGACGGAAGTGATTCGGGCTATTACGCCTGACCATGCCGTCCTTATCAATCGTCTGAACCGCAGGGGATCGATGATCGAAGCCGGAATGAGCATGTTCATTCTTGAAACAGAGCCTGCTGGCTACGTTCTGATTGCTGCGAATGAGGCTGAAAAGTCCTCGAACATCACATTGGTGGACGTCAAGGCGGTTGGCGCGTTTGGACGACTCACTCTTGCCGGGAGAGAAGGTGATGTTGAAGAGGCTGCGGCTGCGGCAATGCGTGCGATTGAAACGATCAATCGCAATTGTTCATCAAGGTGA
- a CDS encoding ferredoxin:protochlorophyllide reductase (ATP-dependent) subunit N, giving the protein MSVNLLKETGPREVFCGLTSIVWLHRRMPDAFFLVVGSRTCAHLIQSAAGVMIFAEPRFGTAILSERDLAGLADAQDELDRVARELLERRPEIRTLFLVGSCPSEVIKLDLARAAERLNDELRGRVQVVNYSGSGIETTFTQGEDGALSALVPLLPSTDQRQLLMVGTLADAVEDRLTHLFGRIGIDSVCSLPPRKSTELPAVGPGTTVLLTQPYLTTTARLLRDRGARVLTAPFPLGAEGSRSWMEAAAKDFQINADQVASVLDPLVARAQSALAPHREILNGKRIFLLPESQLELPLARFLQRECGMELVEVGTPYLNREQMAEELALLPEGTSVMEGQHVENQLDRVRATQPDLVVCGMGLANPLEAEGIATKWSIELVFSPIHGIDQAGELAELFSRPLRRRELIRQALNPPSSALIDSDPVHA; this is encoded by the coding sequence ATGAGCGTGAATCTGCTCAAGGAAACAGGACCACGGGAGGTGTTCTGTGGTCTGACATCAATCGTCTGGCTGCACCGCAGGATGCCTGATGCATTTTTCTTGGTGGTGGGATCACGCACTTGCGCCCATTTGATTCAAAGCGCTGCTGGCGTGATGATTTTTGCTGAGCCTCGTTTTGGAACAGCGATTCTGAGCGAACGCGACCTAGCTGGCCTCGCCGATGCTCAGGATGAACTGGATCGGGTCGCTCGTGAGCTTCTGGAACGAAGGCCCGAGATCCGCACCTTGTTTTTGGTGGGGTCATGCCCAAGCGAGGTGATCAAGCTGGATTTAGCGCGGGCCGCAGAACGACTCAACGATGAATTGAGAGGCCGTGTGCAGGTCGTGAATTATTCGGGGAGCGGAATTGAAACCACGTTTACCCAAGGAGAAGATGGAGCACTTTCAGCCCTAGTTCCTTTACTGCCCTCGACAGATCAACGCCAACTGTTGATGGTCGGAACGCTCGCAGATGCCGTTGAAGATCGCCTCACCCACCTCTTTGGTCGGATTGGCATCGACTCGGTTTGCAGCTTGCCCCCACGTAAATCCACTGAATTGCCAGCGGTTGGACCAGGGACAACGGTCTTATTGACGCAGCCGTACCTCACGACAACAGCACGCTTGCTTCGCGATCGGGGTGCTCGCGTCCTGACAGCTCCCTTCCCCTTAGGTGCGGAAGGAAGCCGCAGCTGGATGGAAGCCGCAGCAAAAGATTTTCAAATCAACGCCGACCAGGTCGCCTCCGTACTGGATCCACTGGTAGCTCGCGCCCAAAGCGCTCTAGCTCCACACCGAGAAATCCTGAACGGGAAACGAATTTTTCTCCTGCCGGAGTCTCAACTCGAACTTCCGCTCGCTCGCTTCTTACAAAGAGAATGCGGCATGGAACTGGTGGAAGTAGGCACGCCCTACTTGAATCGCGAGCAAATGGCAGAAGAGCTAGCGCTTCTGCCTGAGGGCACCTCTGTCATGGAGGGACAGCATGTGGAGAACCAGCTAGATCGCGTTCGTGCCACTCAACCCGATCTAGTGGTCTGCGGCATGGGACTTGCCAATCCGCTCGAAGCGGAAGGCATCGCCACCAAGTGGTCAATTGAATTGGTCTTTAGTCCCATTCATGGCATCGATCAGGCCGGAGAGCTGGCCGAGTTGTTCTCCCGCCCGCTCAGACGACGCGAACTCATCCGCCAAGCGCTGAACCCGCCCAGTAGCGCCCTTATCGACTCTGACCCCGTTCACGCCTAA
- a CDS encoding ferredoxin:protochlorophyllide reductase (ATP-dependent) subunit B, whose amino-acid sequence MQLTLWTYEGPPHVGAMRIAASMKGVHYVLHAPQGDTYADLLFTMIERRDQRPPVTYTTFQARDLGGDTAELVKRHVREAVDRFQPDALLVGESCTAELIQDQPGALAAGMGLTMPIVNLELPAYSKKENWGAAETFYQLVRTLLKDQAPAELNHDPKAWQHEGRRPRVNLLGPSLLGFRCRDDVLEIQRLLNMHGIDVGVVAPLGATVADVHRLPEADLNVCLYPEIAESSCAWLERSFGIPFTTTVPIGIGATHDFLVEVHNLLGMTPPSPQEGIRQSRLPWYSESVDSTYLTGKRVFIFGDGTHALAAARICKEELGFEVVGLGTYSREMARPVRAAAKAMGIEALISDDYLAVEAAMAAAAPELVLGTQMERHSAKRLGLPCAVISTPMHVQDVPARNSPQMGWEGANVIFDSWVHPLMMGLEEHLIGMFRHDFEFVDGHQSHLGHSGGSGAIADTEVAVSTLTDELVWTAEGEAELKKIPFFVRGKVRRNTEAFAKSTGRNQIDSETLYDAKAHFSA is encoded by the coding sequence ATGCAACTCACCCTCTGGACATACGAAGGACCACCTCACGTCGGTGCCATGCGCATTGCGGCATCAATGAAAGGTGTCCACTACGTACTGCACGCGCCTCAGGGCGACACCTATGCCGATCTCTTATTCACGATGATCGAGCGTCGAGATCAACGACCTCCCGTCACCTACACCACCTTTCAAGCTAGAGATCTCGGGGGTGACACCGCGGAGCTAGTGAAGCGCCATGTCAGAGAAGCCGTTGATCGCTTCCAACCCGACGCCCTTCTGGTTGGCGAAAGTTGCACCGCGGAATTGATTCAAGACCAACCTGGTGCCTTAGCCGCCGGCATGGGCTTGACCATGCCAATCGTGAATTTAGAGCTGCCTGCCTACAGCAAAAAAGAGAATTGGGGTGCAGCAGAAACCTTTTATCAACTGGTTAGGACTCTGCTGAAAGATCAGGCTCCTGCTGAGCTCAACCATGACCCCAAGGCCTGGCAGCACGAGGGACGTCGTCCCCGCGTGAATCTACTTGGACCTTCTTTGCTCGGCTTTCGCTGTCGAGACGATGTCCTCGAAATTCAACGGCTACTCAACATGCATGGCATCGACGTGGGAGTAGTCGCTCCGTTGGGAGCCACGGTGGCAGATGTGCATCGACTCCCTGAAGCCGATCTGAATGTGTGCCTCTACCCAGAGATCGCCGAATCCAGCTGCGCTTGGCTCGAGCGCAGTTTTGGCATCCCGTTCACCACCACCGTGCCGATTGGAATTGGTGCAACCCATGATTTCCTCGTTGAAGTTCACAATCTGCTGGGGATGACACCCCCTTCCCCTCAAGAGGGGATTCGTCAGTCAAGGCTGCCCTGGTATTCCGAATCGGTGGACTCCACCTACCTCACAGGAAAAAGGGTGTTCATCTTTGGAGATGGAACCCATGCCTTGGCAGCAGCACGCATCTGCAAAGAGGAACTGGGCTTTGAAGTGGTTGGCTTAGGCACCTACAGCAGAGAAATGGCTCGACCCGTGCGAGCAGCAGCGAAAGCGATGGGGATTGAGGCCCTCATCAGTGACGATTACCTCGCGGTGGAGGCAGCAATGGCCGCAGCCGCACCTGAACTGGTGCTCGGCACACAAATGGAGCGACACAGTGCCAAACGACTAGGGCTCCCCTGTGCAGTGATCAGCACACCGATGCATGTCCAAGACGTGCCTGCACGCAACAGTCCTCAAATGGGCTGGGAAGGAGCGAACGTGATCTTCGACAGCTGGGTGCACCCGCTGATGATGGGCTTAGAGGAACACCTGATCGGCATGTTCCGTCACGATTTTGAGTTCGTGGATGGCCACCAAAGCCATCTCGGACATTCTGGAGGTTCTGGAGCGATTGCAGACACTGAGGTAGCGGTGAGCACCCTCACGGACGAGCTGGTCTGGACTGCTGAAGGAGAAGCGGAGCTGAAAAAGATCCCTTTCTTCGTTCGGGGGAAAGTACGCCGAAACACAGAAGCCTTCGCAAAATCCACTGGGCGCAACCAAATCGACAGCGAAACGCTCTACGACGCGAAAGCCCACTTCAGCGCCTAA